One genomic region from Streptomyces sp. NBC_01431 encodes:
- a CDS encoding MFS transporter, translating to MSREQRGPNEKLGTVLALAGISNAGLARRVNDLGAQRGLTLRYDKTSVARWVSKGMVPQGAAPHLIAAAIGAKLGRPVPLHEIGLADADPAPEVGLAFPRDVSEAVRSATDLYRLDLAGRRAGSGGIWQSLAGSFAVSAYATPASRWLITPADSSVARGAEPGDLPPLKVGHSDVAKLREAAEDARRWDSKYGGGDWRSSMVPECLRVDAAPLLLGSYSDEVGRGLFGATAELTRLAGWMAFDTGQQEAAQRYYIQALRLARAAADVPLGGYVLASMSLQATYRGFADEGVDLAQAAVERNRGLATARTMSFFRLVEARAHAKAGDGHPAEAALKAAESWLERSRDGDCDPSWLGFYSYDRFAADAAECYRDLKAPRQVRRFTEQALSRPTEEFVRSHGLRLVVSAVAELESGNLDAACAAGTRAVEVAGRISSARTTEYVRDLLHRLEPYGDEPRVAELRERARPLLVTPA from the coding sequence TCAGCAACGCGGGCCTCGCGCGTCGGGTCAACGACCTCGGCGCGCAACGCGGTCTGACCCTTCGCTACGACAAGACCTCCGTGGCCCGGTGGGTCTCCAAGGGCATGGTGCCTCAGGGCGCCGCGCCCCATCTGATCGCGGCGGCGATCGGCGCCAAGCTGGGCCGGCCCGTCCCACTGCACGAAATCGGCCTCGCGGACGCGGACCCGGCCCCCGAGGTCGGCCTCGCCTTTCCGCGCGACGTGTCCGAGGCTGTGCGCTCGGCGACCGACCTGTACCGGCTGGATCTGGCCGGGCGGCGGGCCGGCAGCGGCGGCATCTGGCAGTCACTGGCCGGTTCCTTCGCGGTCAGCGCGTACGCGACGCCCGCCTCCCGGTGGCTCATAACCCCCGCCGACTCCTCGGTGGCCCGCGGCGCCGAACCGGGCGATCTGCCACCACTGAAAGTCGGCCACAGCGATGTCGCCAAGCTGCGCGAGGCGGCCGAGGACGCGCGCAGGTGGGACTCCAAGTACGGCGGGGGCGACTGGCGTTCGTCCATGGTCCCCGAATGCTTACGCGTCGACGCCGCCCCGCTGCTGCTCGGCTCCTACAGCGACGAGGTGGGGCGCGGCCTGTTCGGCGCGACCGCCGAACTGACCAGGCTCGCCGGGTGGATGGCCTTCGACACCGGCCAGCAGGAAGCCGCCCAGCGCTACTACATCCAGGCGCTGCGCCTCGCCCGCGCCGCGGCCGACGTACCGCTCGGCGGATACGTACTGGCCTCGATGTCGCTCCAGGCCACCTACCGCGGCTTCGCCGACGAGGGCGTCGACCTCGCGCAGGCTGCCGTCGAACGCAACCGGGGCCTCGCCACCGCCCGCACCATGTCCTTCTTCCGCCTGGTGGAGGCGCGCGCCCACGCCAAGGCCGGCGACGGGCACCCGGCGGAGGCCGCGCTGAAGGCGGCCGAGTCCTGGCTCGAGCGCTCACGGGACGGCGACTGCGACCCGTCCTGGCTCGGCTTCTACTCCTACGACCGCTTCGCGGCGGACGCGGCCGAGTGCTACCGCGACCTGAAGGCGCCCCGGCAGGTGCGCCGCTTCACCGAGCAGGCGCTTTCGCGGCCCACCGAGGAGTTCGTCCGCTCGCACGGGCTGCGCCTGGTGGTGAGCGCGGTCGCCGAGCTGGAGTCGGGGAACCTGGACGCGGCGTGCGCGGCGGGCACCCGGGCGGTGGAGGTGGCGGGCCGCATCTCCTCGGCCCGCACCACCGAGTACGTACGCGATCTGCTGCACCGCCTGGAGCCGTACGGGGACGAGCCGCGGGTGGCCGAGCTGCGCGAGCGGGCCAGGCCCCTCCTGGTGACCCCGGCTTAG
- the lhgO gene encoding L-2-hydroxyglutarate oxidase produces the protein MTTYDCDVLVVGGGIVGLSTAYALSQASPGTRVVVLEKESGPARHQTGRNSGVIHSGIYYRPGSLKARFAVRGAAEMVEFCARHGIAHEVTGKLIVATERAELPRLHALVQRGREHGIPVRELGPAQIAEYESEVRGLAAIHVGTTGVCDYRAVAARLAELSGAEVRYGAEVVRIARRPSHGVALRTADGTVLRARTLVNCAGLHSDRVARLAGDEPGVRIVPFRGEYYELARPGLVKGLVYPVPDPAFPFLGVHLTRGVDGSVHVGPNAVPAAAREGYDWRTVRPGDLAGTLAWPGTWHIARRHWRYGAGELHRSLSKRAFTDAVRRLLPAVEESDLRTAPAGVRAQAVLRDGTLVDDFLIREAPRTVHILNAPSPAATASLPIGREVAKRILATLDAV, from the coding sequence GTGACGACGTACGACTGCGACGTGCTGGTGGTCGGCGGCGGAATCGTCGGCCTGTCGACGGCCTACGCGCTCAGCCAGGCCTCACCCGGCACCCGGGTGGTGGTCCTGGAGAAGGAGAGCGGCCCCGCCCGGCACCAGACCGGGCGCAACAGCGGCGTCATCCACAGCGGCATCTACTACCGGCCGGGCTCGCTCAAGGCGCGCTTCGCGGTGCGGGGCGCGGCCGAGATGGTGGAGTTCTGCGCGCGGCACGGCATCGCGCACGAGGTCACCGGCAAGCTGATCGTGGCGACCGAGCGCGCCGAACTGCCGCGGCTGCACGCCTTGGTCCAGCGCGGCCGCGAGCACGGCATCCCGGTGCGGGAGCTGGGCCCGGCGCAGATAGCGGAGTACGAGTCGGAGGTCCGTGGCCTCGCCGCGATCCATGTCGGCACGACCGGGGTGTGCGACTACCGGGCGGTGGCGGCCCGCCTCGCCGAGCTCTCGGGCGCCGAGGTGCGGTACGGGGCGGAGGTCGTCCGGATCGCACGGCGCCCCTCGCACGGCGTCGCGTTGCGCACGGCGGACGGCACGGTGCTGCGCGCGCGGACCCTGGTGAACTGCGCGGGTCTGCACAGCGACCGGGTGGCCCGGCTCGCGGGTGACGAGCCGGGGGTGCGGATCGTGCCGTTCCGCGGCGAGTACTACGAGCTGGCCCGGCCCGGCCTGGTCAAGGGGCTCGTGTACCCGGTGCCCGACCCGGCGTTCCCGTTCCTCGGCGTCCACCTCACGCGGGGTGTGGACGGCTCGGTCCACGTCGGCCCCAACGCCGTGCCGGCCGCGGCCCGCGAGGGCTACGACTGGCGGACGGTGCGCCCCGGCGACCTCGCCGGCACCCTCGCATGGCCCGGCACCTGGCACATAGCCCGCAGACACTGGCGGTACGGCGCGGGCGAGCTGCACCGCTCGCTCTCCAAGCGCGCCTTCACCGACGCGGTACGCCGACTGCTCCCCGCCGTCGAGGAATCCGACCTGCGCACGGCCCCGGCCGGCGTCCGAGCCCAGGCGGTCCTGCGCGACGGCACCCTGGTGGACGACTTCCTGATCCGCGAAGCCCCCCGCACAGTCCACATCCTGAACGCCCCAAGCCCAGCGGCAACAGCCTCCCTCCCGATCGGAAGAGAAGTAGCGAAGAGAATCCTGGCAACGCTGGACGCCGTATAA
- the trmB gene encoding tRNA (guanosine(46)-N7)-methyltransferase TrmB, producing the protein MPRDKAPRFPGGPAADPAGSHHERRIRSFQPRRSRVTTGQGEYLERLWPVWGFDIDGMRKIDPAALFDGLPVVLEIGFGMGEATAQMAAEDPSTGILAVDVHTPGQGNLLGLAERAGLTNIRVANGDAIILLREMLEPDALDGMRVYFPDPWPKKRHHKRRLIQPEFLSLAATRMKPGAVLHCATDWEEYAEQMLDVLSAHPDFENTVEGGGYAPRPAFRPLTRFEGQGLDKGHVVHDLLFRRVGRSA; encoded by the coding sequence CTGCCGCGCGACAAAGCGCCCCGCTTCCCCGGCGGCCCCGCCGCAGACCCGGCCGGCTCGCACCACGAACGCCGCATCCGCAGCTTCCAGCCCCGCCGCAGCCGCGTCACCACCGGCCAGGGTGAGTACCTGGAGCGGCTCTGGCCCGTGTGGGGCTTCGACATCGACGGCATGCGGAAGATCGACCCGGCCGCGCTGTTCGACGGGCTTCCCGTCGTCCTCGAAATCGGCTTCGGCATGGGTGAGGCCACCGCGCAGATGGCTGCGGAGGACCCGTCGACCGGCATCCTCGCCGTGGACGTGCACACCCCCGGCCAGGGCAACCTCCTCGGCCTCGCCGAGCGGGCCGGCCTGACCAACATCCGCGTGGCCAACGGCGACGCGATCATCCTGCTGCGCGAGATGCTGGAGCCGGACGCCCTGGACGGGATGCGCGTGTACTTCCCGGACCCCTGGCCCAAGAAGCGCCATCACAAGCGCCGCCTGATCCAGCCCGAGTTCCTCTCGCTCGCCGCGACCCGGATGAAGCCCGGCGCCGTACTGCACTGCGCGACGGACTGGGAGGAGTACGCCGAGCAGATGCTCGACGTGCTGAGCGCGCACCCGGACTTCGAGAACACCGTGGAGGGCGGCGGCTACGCGCCGCGGCCCGCGTTCCGGCCGCTGACCCGGTTCGAGGGCCAGGGGCTCGACAAGGGGCACGTGGTGCACGACCTCCTGTTCCGCCGGGTCGGGCGCAGCGCGTAG
- a CDS encoding PrsW family intramembrane metalloprotease, with the protein MSFEPLPHRPYPGQPPQQADPAFPGRPVPACADEPRFDAVPDRAKWRYRPRRDFWRSKAVRAGALITLLALCGLVILALVRAQTGTEGFLVGLGLAVLPVPLLGAAFRWLDRVDPGPWRNLFFALAWGACAAALVAIIANSFATRWIATATADPSSADHLGASVIAPIVEESAKAAAVLLLFLFRRRDFTGIVDGVVFAGFTATGFAFTENILYLGNAFGEDQASHTGGSTTAATFFVRVVMSPFAHPLFTVLTGIGFGVAALSPPGRRLRRIMFPMLGLLLAMGMHALWNSSTLFGPYGFYIVYGAFMVPVFGLLTWLAIWSRQRELRTVAAELPAYAAAGWLGPAEPLALSSMRARATARDFAHRTFGGKPAARTVAEYEAFATSLAFLRHRAYRSPGAMGPAPDFTAREQELLHHLWERKPVAAPALLYAAGATGRIWIPPQFAPPHPYVQHAQYAQYAQYAPYGQQAPLPGPAQYNPYLR; encoded by the coding sequence GTGTCCTTCGAGCCGCTACCGCATCGCCCGTACCCCGGGCAGCCGCCCCAACAGGCCGACCCGGCCTTTCCGGGACGGCCGGTTCCGGCGTGCGCGGACGAGCCACGGTTCGACGCGGTGCCCGACCGGGCGAAGTGGCGCTACCGGCCGCGCCGGGACTTCTGGCGCTCCAAGGCGGTCCGCGCGGGCGCGCTGATCACCCTGCTCGCGCTGTGCGGTCTGGTCATCCTCGCGCTCGTCCGGGCACAGACCGGCACGGAGGGCTTCCTGGTGGGGCTCGGCCTCGCGGTTTTGCCGGTGCCGCTGCTCGGCGCCGCGTTCCGCTGGCTGGACCGGGTGGACCCGGGCCCTTGGCGCAACCTGTTCTTCGCCCTGGCGTGGGGCGCCTGCGCCGCCGCGCTGGTGGCGATCATCGCCAACTCGTTCGCGACGCGCTGGATAGCCACGGCCACCGCCGACCCCTCATCGGCCGATCACCTGGGCGCGAGCGTCATAGCCCCGATCGTCGAGGAGAGCGCGAAGGCGGCGGCCGTCCTGCTGCTGTTCCTGTTCCGCAGACGGGACTTCACGGGGATCGTCGACGGCGTGGTCTTCGCCGGTTTCACCGCGACCGGCTTCGCCTTCACCGAGAACATCCTGTACCTGGGCAACGCCTTCGGCGAGGACCAGGCGAGCCACACCGGGGGTTCGACCACAGCGGCGACCTTCTTCGTACGGGTCGTCATGTCGCCCTTCGCGCATCCCCTGTTCACCGTGCTCACCGGCATCGGCTTCGGCGTGGCCGCGCTGTCGCCGCCCGGCAGACGGCTGCGCCGCATCATGTTCCCGATGCTCGGTCTGCTGCTGGCGATGGGCATGCACGCCCTGTGGAACAGCTCGACGCTGTTCGGGCCGTACGGCTTCTACATCGTGTACGGGGCCTTCATGGTGCCGGTGTTCGGGCTGCTCACCTGGCTCGCGATATGGAGCCGACAGCGCGAGTTGCGTACGGTCGCCGCCGAGCTGCCCGCGTACGCGGCGGCCGGCTGGCTGGGGCCCGCTGAGCCGCTCGCGCTGTCCTCGATGCGGGCGCGCGCGACCGCGCGGGACTTCGCGCACCGGACTTTCGGCGGGAAGCCGGCGGCTCGGACGGTCGCCGAGTACGAGGCGTTCGCGACCTCGCTCGCCTTCTTGCGGCACCGCGCCTACCGGAGTCCGGGCGCGATGGGCCCGGCCCCGGATTTCACGGCCCGCGAGCAGGAGCTCCTCCACCATCTGTGGGAGCGCAAGCCGGTCGCGGCCCCGGCGCTGCTGTACGCGGCGGGGGCGACGGGCCGCATCTGGATACCGCCGCAGTTCGCCCCGCCGCACCCCTACGTCCAGCACGCGCAGTACGCGCAGTACGCGCAGTACGCGCCGTACGGACAGCAGGCCCCGCTGCCGGGTCCGGCGCAGTACAACCCCTACCTACGCTGA
- a CDS encoding aldo/keto reductase produces MTSLRALGSSDLSVFPLALGGNVFGWTADEDQSFAVLDAYTSGGGNFIDTADAYSYWAPGLSGGESETIIGKWTAARGNRDDVVIATKVGAHPEYKGLSASTIKAAAEESLRRLGTDHIDLYYTHYDDPTVSVEEIITALDQLVRDGKVRAIAASNITPARLQEFLDFSDREGLAKYVALQPHYNLVSRDTYEGALQETASRAGLAAVPYYALASGFLTGKYRPGQRVDSARAEGAGKHLQTERGRKVLAALDRIAQERGAEIATVALAWLAARPTVAAPIASARTVEQLPALLAVADLELTDAEVSALTVASA; encoded by the coding sequence ATGACTTCTCTCCGTGCGCTAGGCAGTTCCGACCTCTCCGTCTTCCCGCTCGCCCTCGGCGGCAACGTCTTCGGCTGGACGGCCGACGAGGACCAGTCGTTCGCCGTGCTCGACGCCTACACCTCGGGCGGCGGCAACTTCATCGACACCGCCGACGCCTACTCGTACTGGGCCCCCGGCCTGTCCGGCGGCGAATCCGAGACGATCATCGGGAAGTGGACGGCGGCCCGCGGCAACCGGGACGACGTGGTGATCGCCACCAAGGTCGGCGCCCACCCCGAGTACAAGGGGCTGTCCGCAAGCACCATCAAGGCGGCCGCCGAGGAGTCGCTGCGCCGCCTCGGCACCGACCACATCGACCTGTACTACACGCACTACGACGACCCCACCGTGTCCGTCGAGGAGATCATCACCGCCCTCGACCAGCTGGTCCGGGACGGCAAGGTCCGCGCGATCGCCGCCTCCAACATCACCCCGGCGCGGCTCCAGGAGTTCCTGGACTTCTCCGACCGCGAGGGCCTCGCCAAGTACGTGGCACTCCAGCCGCACTACAACCTGGTCTCCCGCGACACCTACGAGGGCGCCCTCCAGGAGACCGCGTCCCGCGCGGGCCTGGCCGCCGTCCCCTACTACGCGCTGGCGTCCGGCTTCCTCACCGGCAAGTACCGGCCGGGCCAGCGGGTGGACAGCGCCCGCGCCGAGGGCGCGGGCAAGCACCTTCAGACCGAGCGGGGCCGCAAGGTGCTCGCCGCGCTCGACAGGATCGCGCAGGAGCGCGGCGCCGAGATCGCCACCGTCGCACTGGCCTGGCTGGCCGCCCGGCCCACCGTCGCCGCCCCCATCGCCTCGGCCCGTACGGTCGAGCAGCTGCCCGCGCTGCTCGCGGTCGCCGACCTTGAGCTCACCGACGCCGAGGTCTCGGCGCTGACGGTCGCCTCCGCGTAG
- a CDS encoding M23 family metallopeptidase, which yields MASNEPALDTPISPDSLYGDAPDQSETWEEWDPTAESIRPVRGRHRVAKQRGGLARSSTVLGVGVIAAVGAGGMATAQTKPPVSISLPDSLTKNLPDLGSLPGVGELVSHDAPSTPKTEAARADQKIAASPLTMTGLSTAEAEQGATDAGEALRARILQQAEQQKAGAVAEAKAAAQKAAAEKAAAEAKAKQDAAAAKAAADKKAAAEAAAKKAEEERLAKLAASYSLPVGSYTITSTFGEAGSMWASGHHTGLDFAAPTGTPIKAVHSGTVKSAAWAGAYGYRTVITLDDGSELWFCHQSSIAVSAGQKVATGDVIGRVGATGNVTGPHLHLEVHTPDGTGIDPMTWLQSKGLNP from the coding sequence GTGGCGTCCAACGAGCCTGCCCTCGACACCCCGATTTCTCCCGATTCCCTGTACGGCGATGCGCCGGACCAGAGCGAGACGTGGGAGGAGTGGGACCCGACCGCGGAGTCCATACGCCCGGTACGCGGCCGGCACCGGGTGGCCAAGCAGCGCGGCGGACTCGCACGCAGCTCCACCGTGCTCGGCGTCGGCGTCATCGCCGCGGTCGGCGCGGGCGGCATGGCCACCGCGCAGACCAAGCCGCCGGTCTCCATCTCGCTGCCCGACTCGCTCACCAAGAACCTGCCGGACCTCGGGTCGCTGCCCGGCGTCGGCGAGCTCGTCTCGCACGACGCCCCGAGCACCCCGAAGACCGAGGCGGCGCGGGCCGACCAGAAGATCGCGGCCTCCCCGCTGACCATGACCGGGCTCTCCACCGCCGAGGCCGAGCAGGGCGCCACCGACGCCGGTGAGGCGCTGCGCGCCCGCATCCTCCAGCAGGCCGAGCAGCAGAAGGCGGGCGCCGTGGCCGAGGCCAAGGCCGCCGCCCAGAAGGCCGCCGCGGAAAAGGCGGCCGCGGAGGCCAAGGCCAAGCAGGACGCGGCGGCGGCCAAGGCCGCGGCGGACAAGAAGGCGGCGGCGGAGGCCGCGGCGAAGAAGGCCGAAGAGGAGCGGCTGGCCAAGCTGGCCGCCAGCTACTCGCTGCCGGTCGGCTCGTACACGATCACCTCCACGTTCGGCGAGGCCGGCTCGATGTGGGCCTCGGGCCACCACACCGGCCTCGACTTCGCGGCCCCGACGGGCACGCCGATCAAGGCGGTTCACTCCGGGACGGTCAAGTCGGCGGCCTGGGCTGGTGCGTACGGCTACCGCACGGTGATCACGCTCGACGACGGCAGCGAGCTCTGGTTCTGCCACCAGTCGTCGATCGCGGTCAGCGCGGGGCAGAAGGTGGCGACCGGGGACGTCATCGGGCGGGTCGGCGCGACCGGCAACGTCACGGGGCCGCACCTCCACCTGGAGGTCCACACCCCGGACGGCACGGGCATCGACCCGATGACATGGCTCCAGTCCAAGGGCCTCAATCCCTGA
- a CDS encoding PP2C family protein-serine/threonine phosphatase, giving the protein MRQRTEGERRLVRALPVLLIVVGFIFDASTPPELTAAALFAGAPLIAAPFYSGRATAAIGAGSLVAVVGLWFIQDLPNLGEGASELFTVLTVGGLALVINRILRRSDEQLASARVIAETAQRAVLPTPASRIGGLHVAARYEAAQADAFIGGDLFAVQDTPHGVRLIVGDVRGKGLQAVEAVAVVIGAFREAAEQESSLEAVARRLERALAREGTRRDRLDAFEGFTTALLGEIPRGDGTVRLVNRGHPEPLMLHADGALDVLVPAEPALPLGMADLGVWPDRSDERSFPAGSTLLFYTDGLSEARDAEGVFYDPRARLLGAIFPGPDEVLDALVDDVRRYTGGGTNDDMALLAVNRPIEGQPDRRRTVRIVK; this is encoded by the coding sequence GTGCGGCAGCGAACAGAGGGCGAGAGGCGCCTGGTACGGGCGCTACCCGTACTGCTCATCGTCGTCGGCTTTATCTTCGACGCCTCGACGCCGCCCGAACTGACCGCCGCCGCCCTGTTCGCGGGCGCCCCGTTGATCGCCGCCCCGTTCTACTCGGGCCGCGCGACCGCCGCCATCGGGGCGGGCTCGCTGGTCGCGGTCGTCGGGCTCTGGTTCATACAGGACCTCCCCAACCTTGGCGAAGGCGCCAGCGAGCTGTTCACCGTGCTCACGGTGGGCGGCCTGGCGCTCGTCATCAACCGCATCCTGCGCCGCAGCGACGAACAACTGGCGTCCGCCCGCGTCATCGCGGAGACCGCGCAGCGCGCCGTGCTGCCCACGCCCGCCTCCCGCATCGGCGGCCTCCACGTCGCCGCGCGGTACGAGGCGGCGCAGGCCGACGCCTTCATCGGCGGGGACCTGTTCGCCGTGCAGGACACCCCCCACGGGGTGCGGCTGATCGTCGGGGACGTACGGGGAAAGGGGCTCCAGGCGGTGGAGGCCGTCGCCGTGGTGATCGGCGCCTTCCGCGAGGCTGCCGAACAGGAGTCCTCCCTGGAGGCGGTGGCCCGGCGGCTGGAGCGGGCGCTGGCCCGCGAGGGCACCCGGCGTGACCGGCTCGACGCGTTCGAGGGGTTCACCACCGCGCTGCTCGGCGAGATCCCGCGCGGCGACGGCACCGTACGCCTGGTGAACCGGGGGCACCCCGAGCCGTTGATGCTGCACGCGGACGGGGCCCTTGACGTGCTCGTCCCGGCGGAACCCGCGCTGCCGCTCGGCATGGCGGACCTGGGGGTGTGGCCGGACCGGTCCGACGAACGGTCGTTCCCGGCGGGGTCGACGCTGCTGTTCTATACGGACGGCCTGTCCGAGGCGCGCGACGCCGAAGGCGTCTTCTACGACCCCCGCGCCCGGCTGCTCGGAGCGATCTTCCCCGGTCCGGACGAGGTTCTGGACGCGCTCGTGGACGACGTACGGCGCTACACCGGCGGGGGCACCAACGACGACATGGCGCTGCTCGCGGTGAACCGGCCCATCGAGGGCCAGCCCGACCGGCGCCGCACCGTCAGGATCGTGAAATGA
- a CDS encoding MerR family transcriptional regulator, with translation MNGKEWSIQEIAKKAGTTSRTLRHYGELGLLVPSRIGSNGYRYYGQDALVRLQRILLLRELGLSLPVIGEVLEGERDPAAALRTHLHLLEQERARIARQIASVRTTLRKTEEGEELMAEEVFDGFEHTRYEEEVSRRWGRDAYEKGDRWWRSLSEEQKKGFREEHEYIARDWGRAHAAGLPVDGEQAQDIARRHVVWLSHTQTATRSYVAALGQMYVDDPRFGANYDQHGAGTAEFVRDALKVYAQRHLSDG, from the coding sequence GTGAACGGCAAGGAGTGGTCGATCCAGGAGATCGCCAAGAAGGCCGGGACGACGAGCCGCACGCTTCGGCACTACGGAGAGCTCGGCCTGCTCGTTCCGAGCCGGATCGGAAGCAACGGTTACCGCTATTACGGGCAGGACGCCCTGGTCCGCCTCCAGCGGATTCTGCTCCTGAGGGAGCTGGGCCTTTCGCTGCCGGTGATCGGTGAGGTCCTCGAAGGCGAGCGCGATCCGGCCGCCGCGCTGCGGACCCATCTGCACCTCCTCGAACAGGAGCGCGCGCGTATCGCGCGGCAGATCGCCTCGGTGCGGACCACCCTGCGCAAGACCGAGGAAGGGGAAGAACTCATGGCCGAGGAAGTGTTCGACGGCTTCGAGCACACGCGGTACGAGGAGGAGGTGAGCCGTCGCTGGGGTCGGGACGCCTACGAGAAGGGCGACCGCTGGTGGCGCTCGCTCAGCGAGGAGCAGAAGAAGGGATTCCGGGAGGAGCACGAGTACATCGCGCGCGACTGGGGCCGCGCGCACGCGGCCGGCCTGCCCGTCGACGGCGAACAGGCGCAGGACATCGCCCGCCGCCATGTCGTCTGGCTGTCGCACACCCAGACCGCCACCAGGTCGTACGTCGCCGCTCTCGGCCAGATGTACGTCGACGACCCCCGCTTCGGCGCCAACTACGACCAGCACGGCGCGGGCACGGCGGAATTCGTACGGGATGCCCTGAAGGTGTACGCGCAGCGGCACCTCTCGGACGGCTGA
- a CDS encoding maleylpyruvate isomerase family mycothiol-dependent enzyme codes for MTDTTGLGPAELAVLLDAVRGSAARLGDTLDGLTDQQAREPSALAGWSRGHVLTHLARSADVYRWLLALARTGAEPGPRADTPALERALREGAGRDAATLVADVRGSLEGLFDEAAAMPGGRWNTLVAALAGWRHPAWFTLHRARRELETHHVDLNLGHTVADWPADYVAWALDGTVAALAVRGFPVARIEATDLGRSWPIGRGGPTAAGPSRDLLAWLAGRGTAAGLHADHPLPTPPSWPLPPAPGWA; via the coding sequence GTGACCGACACCACCGGACTCGGACCGGCCGAACTCGCCGTTCTCCTCGATGCCGTTCGCGGGTCCGCCGCGCGGCTCGGTGACACCCTCGACGGGCTCACCGACCAGCAGGCCCGCGAGCCGTCCGCGCTGGCCGGATGGAGTCGTGGGCACGTCCTCACCCATCTCGCCCGCAGCGCCGACGTCTACCGGTGGCTGCTGGCCCTGGCGCGTACCGGCGCCGAGCCCGGACCGCGTGCCGACACTCCCGCGCTGGAGCGCGCGCTGCGCGAGGGGGCCGGGCGCGATGCCGCGACCCTGGTGGCCGACGTGCGGGGCAGCCTGGAGGGCTTGTTCGACGAGGCCGCGGCGATGCCGGGCGGGCGGTGGAACACCCTGGTCGCCGCTCTCGCGGGCTGGCGGCACCCCGCCTGGTTCACCCTCCACCGGGCGCGGCGCGAACTCGAAACCCACCACGTCGATCTGAACCTCGGCCACACCGTCGCCGACTGGCCCGCCGACTACGTCGCCTGGGCCCTCGACGGCACCGTCGCGGCGCTGGCCGTACGCGGCTTCCCCGTCGCCCGCATCGAGGCGACCGACCTCGGCCGGTCCTGGCCGATCGGCCGGGGCGGCCCCACCGCCGCGGGCCCGAGCCGGGACCTCCTCGCCTGGCTCGCCGGCCGCGGTACGGCGGCCGGACTCCACGCGGACCATCCGCTGCCGACCCCGCCGTCCTGGCCGCTTCCCCCGGCCCCCGGCTGGGCCTGA